A region from the Euwallacea similis isolate ESF13 chromosome 23, ESF131.1, whole genome shotgun sequence genome encodes:
- the LOC136416486 gene encoding macrophage migration inhibitory factor homolog, whose protein sequence is MPHFRLETNVPQEKIPKDFPATLCQIIAKSIGKPVSYCAATVVGGVNMAFGGTTESTAQGVLLSIGGLGVEENKKHAKALYAAVEQALGVPPTRMYISFQNAPPSDVGYNGSTFHDLFG, encoded by the exons ATGCCCCATTTTCGGCTTGAAACTAATGTGCCTCAAGAAAAAATACCTAAAGACTTCCCGGCCACCCTTTGCCAGATAATTGCGAAGTCTATAGGGAAGCCTGTTAGT TATTGTGCAGCTACAGTAGTGGGAGGTGTAAATATGGCTTTTGGGGGTACCACTGAATCCACAGCACAAGGGGTTCTTTTGAGCATTGGAGGACTTGgagttgaagaaaataaaaaacatgcTAAAGCTCTATATGCAGCAGTGGAGCAGGCACTTGGAGTGCCACCAACTAG GATGTATATATCTTTCCAGAATGCCCCTCCTAGTGATGTTGGATACAATGGAAGTACATTTCATGATTTGTTTGGTTAA
- the Gen gene encoding flap endonuclease GEN, with amino-acid sequence MGIKDLWSVLAPFCDRRPLYELQNKTLAVDLSCWICEAQNVADYQIQPRMYLRNLYFRTCYLLLMDVSPVFVLEGKAPELKYDTISARNAVQFKGAKAKTAGVKTGKDRSRFHFVLKQCEEMLNYMGLACVKGKGEAESFCAYLNEDGLVDGCISQDSDCFAYGAKVVYRNFSISTQGTQNTSGGSVDIYDIRVANERLDFGRNKIVAMALLIGSDYSEGVHGIGKTSVLKFFETVSDEEVLNRLRSWRQKDILYSTYEKELNDKSICSSCGHKGKLQSHAKSGCVGCKTATGCDSFKYKKERLNIKNELAMRSKAIEDPHFPNENLIQEFLVKKDNVKQLDLKWKQPNLKHFVKFAVKFLQWEELYAFEKMLPVLTRWQCRNPAFLEDEDALKGVVKPERIKKVRNPKGVPSYEIIWSDDNDELKNLVPEDQITSSNTDKEKLWTTIEPQLLVEKAYPELVEQFKQSKVKSKKLREKRKKDVKDLSKQLQNVSISQPLVKKPRKPRIAKTNIDDIEKLNSSIELLSIVETVNVNPKKKKEKKVDVAQKTLDNFVKKSTLNSYSQKVAISAIDKYSTPVKGTKSEALFDLDMSSFSDENDEDLSDIIDNIISKDQAANELKKIAENYLNNQGNDDITALNKTQNSQISNNASFFVANPGDEVDMFEKDFNETYKNFQSDTEEYEFDDDSDGEIEDPKELDSYEDSFCTKNYIPLYDRLKFKINK; translated from the exons atgggcATAAAGGACTTATGGAGCGTTTTGGCTCCATTTTGCGATAGACGCCCCCTTTATGAACTGCAGAACAAAACTCTTGCCGTAGATTTATCTTGTTGGATTTGTGAAGCTCAAAATGTAGCTGATTACCAAATACAACCTCGAATGTACTTGAG AAATTTGTATTTCCGCACTTGTTACCTTCTGCTCATGGATGTAAGCCCGGTATTTGTGTTAGAGGGCAAAGCCCCAGAACTCAAATATGATACAATTAGTGCACGAAATGCTGTGCAGTTCAAAGGAGCAAAAGCAAAGACTGCAGGAGTTAAAACTGGAAAGGACAGATCCAG GTTCCATTTTGTGTTGAAACAATGTGAGGAAATGCTCAACTACATGGGCCTTGCATGTGTTAAAGGAAAAGGAGAAGCTGAAAGTTTTTGTGCATATTTAAATGAGGATGGT CTTGTAGATGGGTGTATAAGTCAAGATTCCGACTGCTTTGCTTATGGTGCTAAAGTGGTATAccgaaatttttcaatctcAACTCAGGGCACACAGAATACAAGTGGGGGATCTGTAGACATTTATGATATTCGAGTGGCGAATGAACGGCTTG ATTTTGGACGCAACAAAATAGTGGCCATGGCTCTCCTTATTGGATCTGACTACTCTGAGGGAGTGCATGGCATTGGCAAAACTTCAGTGTTAAAATTCTTTGAGACGGTCTCAGATGAGGAGGTTTTAAATAGACTAAG AAGTTGGAGGCAAAAGGACATTCTCTATAGCACCTATGAGAAAGAATTAAATGATAAGAGCATTTGCTCTTCCTGTGGGCATAAGGGCAAATTGCAAAGTCATGCAAAGAGCGGCTGTGTAGGCTGCAAGACTGCGACGGGATGTGACTCTTTTAAGTACAAGAAAGAGcgtttaaatatcaaaaatgagTTAGCCATGAGGAGTAAAGCTATTGAAGATCCACATTTCCCCAACGAGAATTTAATACAGGAATTCTTGGTGAAAAAGGACAATGTTAAACAGTTGGATTTGAAGTGGAAGCAGCCCAATCTTAAGCATTTTGTT aaatttgcagtaaaatttcttcaatggGAAGAGCTCTatgcatttgaaaaaatgttgccAGTGCTAACAAGGTGGCAGTGCAGAAATCCTGCATTTTTGGAAGATGAAGATGCACTGAAAGGAGTTGTGAAACCGGAGAGGATAAAGAAAGTTAGAAACCCTAAAG GAGTTCCAAGCTACGAAATAATCTGGTCAGACGACAATGACGAATTAAAGAATTTAGTCCCAGAAGACCAGATTACCAGCAGTAATACTGATAAGGAAAAACTTTGGACGACAATAGAACCCCAACTGTTAGTAGAAAAGGCGTATCCAGAGCTAGTGGAGCAGTTTAAACAGTCGAAAGTTAAGTCCAAGAAGCTTCGAGAAAAACGTAAGAAAGACGTAAAAGATTTATCTAAACAGCTGCAGAACGTGTCCATTAGTCAACCCCTAGTTAAAAAGCCTAGAAAACCTCGTATCGCTAAAACGAATATTGATGATATTGAGAAGCTGAATTCAAGTATCGAACTTTTAAGTATTGTCGAGACAGTTAATGTAAACCCtaagaaaaagaaggaaaaaaaagttgatgttGCTCAGAAAACATTGGACAACTTCGTGAAGAAATCCACATTAAACTCATACAGCCAAAAAGTAGCTATAAGCGCCATAGATAAATACTCCACTCCAGTTAAAGGCACTAAAAGTGAGGCATTATTTGATCTAGATATGTCATCATTTAGTGATGAAAATGATGAGGACTTATCGGATATTATAGACAACATTATCTCGAAGGATCAGGCGGCaaatgaacttaaaaaaatagctGAAAATTACCTTAATAACCAAGGAAATGATGACATTACTGCTTTAAACAAAACACAAAACAGTCAGATTAGCAACAACGCAAGTTTCTTTGTAGCAAATCCTGGAGATGAGGTAGATATGTTTGAAAAGGATTTTAATGAGACTTATAAGAACTTCCAAAGCGACACTGAAGAATATGAATTTGATGATGATAGTGATGGAGAGATTGAAGATCCAAAGGAATTAGATTCTTATGAAGACAGTTTCTGTACTAAGAACTATATACCTTTATATGAtcgattaaaatttaagataaataagtGA